The genomic interval ACTATTTTCGTGAAACATTTCAAAACTAATCGGCTTTCCAGTTTTAACAACATTCCCAAAAGTTGAAAACCATTCTGGTTCTGTTCCGGGGAGCATTTCAGAAACTTTTTTTCCAATTGTAGTCTCCTTTTTTAAATTTGTGAACTTTTCGTAAGCTGCATTCATATCTTTATAGATACAATCTACCATGTCGCCGGATTGGTTGTAAATTGCTTTACAAAAAACTACACCAGAGGACATTCTGTCGAATAAATAATTGTATCTGTCGCAATTTTCAATATTTGTAACTCTTTCGTCTCTATCTTTTTGGATGTTCCCCATAAATTAACCTTTACAATCTAACAATCAAAATTTACATAAAATTTACATTGTTTCATTTATAATTCATTCTAACAATTTTCCAAAGCAAATATTAATTTTTCAATTTGAAATCTTATCAAAACATGGGCTAAAAATATATATATTTTTGAAGTAATATATATTTATTCGTATTTAATAGAAATTTTTAAATATCATCATCTATTCTTTCATGAACCATGCGTTTCCCTTTTTCAGTAATAAACCTTAAATTACCATTTCTTTTTACAATATTTTCAGAATCGTACTGAGAAAACAGTAGTAATGCAATTTTCCGATTTGCATTTATCAAGTCTCTAAACTCTGCAACTGTTAGTCCTTCATTTATAGAAAGTAGTTTATTCAATAAAATGGTTCTACATTTATCCACAATTTTTGAGTACAAATAGTCATTCTCTATCTGATAAAGTTTCCCTGACCTGACAAGAAAATGAAAATATTGACTTAAATCTCTATCTGATATTCCTCGCTTTCTTGCTTGTGGTTTTATTTCCGACATCAGCGGGGTTTGCATTTTATAATTTGATATGACTTTTTCGAGCCAGCTAATTTCTGCTTCAACAAAAACAGGAACCGTGGCTTTATGATTGAATATAATCCATGTTCTGCCAAGCTTTTTTATTAGTCCCTCTTTTTCAACTTTTTTAAGCAAAAGATATAGATACTTAATGCTGGCAAGATTGTCAGAAATTCCTAATTTGCTTTTCAATTCATCGAAAGAAAGACCATATGAAATTAATGGGTTTCTCTTATGAAATGCTTTTATATTTTCTAAAACTAAATTCCAGCATTTGTTATCCTCATTTTTTTCAAAGAGAATAAGTGAATTTTCGTCTTTATAAACTGCTATGTCGAAAAGGCTTTTGCTACTGCAAAAACTAAGAATTTCCTCCAAAGGTTTGTTCAAATTTGAGGTAATATCATCAATTTCAACAGGAATTCTACGTTTTTTTACTTCAATCCTGATTAATTCGCAAATGCTACCTTCGGCAAGTTTTGTAAGGCTATCGATCAATTTTTCGGGTCTTCTCCTGTGGTGCAAGGGTTTTGCGTCTATCACCGAGCCACCGCCCAAAGTTTGGTCAGACGAAGAATTTCTTAGAATATATCTGTCTCCATTCATCAAAACGCAAGCTTTGTCTAAATGTATTTGAATTATAGCATTTTGCTCTGGCATAAGGCTATTTGCATTTATCAAATGAACTCGTGCCTGACATTCGAAAGTGCCCGACAGAAAAATTATTTTCGACCACAAGCTCAATTGTGTATTGTCTTTGAACAATGTAAAATCTGCATCTATTATTTTTGTTGCTTCAATTGTGGAATCGGAAATGATTTTACCTTTCTCGAAATCTCTTTTTTCAATTCCAACAATATTCAGGGCTGCTCTGTCGCCGGCTCTAATTTTGTCGGTGATTTTTCCATATTTCTCAATGCGGCGAATTCTTAGTTCTTTTCCATTGCCAGGTAGCAAAAAAGCAGGTTTAGATATGTCAATTTCTCCATTTACGACTGTTCCGGTTGCAACATTTCCGAAACCTTTTACGCTGAAAAACCTATCGACATTCATTCTGAAAATTTTTCCTTTTTCCCGATTTTCAACTTCCAAACTTATTTTTGCTATGGCATTTTTCAATTTGTCGATTCCATAGCCCGAAATTGAACAAACTTCAACTAAAGGTGCTTTTTCAAGAAAGCTGTTTTTCACGAAATCGTTAATTTCTTCTTTAACTAAAGTTTGCAAATCCTCATTGATTAAATCAATTTTCGTGAGTGCAATTATCCCTTTTTTTATTTTTAGAATTTCGAGAATACTCAAATGTTCTCGCGTTTGGGG from Bacteroidota bacterium carries:
- the selB gene encoding selenocysteine-specific translation elongation factor, with the translated sequence MRHLIMGTAGHVDHGKTALIKALTNVDCDTHKEEKRRGITINLGFSCFKLSDQETIGIIDVPGHKDFVHTTVGGVSGIDFVLFVIAAESGIMPQTREHLSILEILKIKKGIIALTKIDLINEDLQTLVKEEINDFVKNSFLEKAPLVEVCSISGYGIDKLKNAIAKISLEVENREKGKIFRMNVDRFFSVKGFGNVATGTVVNGEIDISKPAFLLPGNGKELRIRRIEKYGKITDKIRAGDRAALNIVGIEKRDFEKGKIISDSTIEATKIIDADFTLFKDNTQLSLWSKIIFLSGTFECQARVHLINANSLMPEQNAIIQIHLDKACVLMNGDRYILRNSSSDQTLGGGSVIDAKPLHHRRRPEKLIDSLTKLAEGSICELIRIEVKKRRIPVEIDDITSNLNKPLEEILSFCSSKSLFDIAVYKDENSLILFEKNEDNKCWNLVLENIKAFHKRNPLISYGLSFDELKSKLGISDNLASIKYLYLLLKKVEKEGLIKKLGRTWIIFNHKATVPVFVEAEISWLEKVISNYKMQTPLMSEIKPQARKRGISDRDLSQYFHFLVRSGKLYQIENDYLYSKIVDKCRTILLNKLLSINEGLTVAEFRDLINANRKIALLLFSQYDSENIVKRNGNLRFITEKGKRMVHERIDDDI